From Bacillus sp. FSL K6-3431, the proteins below share one genomic window:
- a CDS encoding DinB family protein: MVMTLEQFREILDENRRLTIRTIEAFPEDKLFTFAPVEPLRPFSKMILEILDIERGYIRGIALDEWEYSQPFASVSTKAELLDGCHKTKEDVQKWWPKINKEQLHTVEKDPFFGGEMSHFERLHYALENEIHHRGQGFIYLRLLGIEPPAFWER, from the coding sequence ATGGTCATGACATTGGAGCAGTTTCGCGAAATTTTGGATGAGAATCGTCGTTTAACCATTCGAACAATTGAGGCTTTCCCTGAAGATAAGTTATTCACCTTTGCACCGGTCGAACCGCTGCGGCCATTCTCAAAAATGATTTTAGAGATACTAGATATTGAACGGGGATATATACGCGGTATCGCTCTCGATGAATGGGAATATAGCCAACCTTTTGCTAGTGTTTCGACCAAAGCGGAACTTTTAGACGGTTGTCATAAAACCAAAGAGGATGTGCAAAAATGGTGGCCAAAAATCAACAAGGAACAGTTGCACACCGTAGAAAAAGATCCTTTTTTTGGTGGCGAAATGAGTCATTTCGAACGTCTACATTATGCGTTGGAAAATGAAATCCACCATCGGGGCCAAGGTTTTATTTACTTACGGTTACTTGGGATTGAACCGCCAGCGTTTTGGGAGCGATAA